In Tepidisphaeraceae bacterium, a genomic segment contains:
- a CDS encoding phage holin family protein yields MPIETPPRFSTEPEPATGATTDSVKSAFDNLKEAQAYLVQYISAKTDGFKSSARNLALYAVLGVVAAFVGLTATITATVLLMVGIAGALGALFGGMFWLANLLVGLLFIGALVGGVLLLMRMMAKRSREQTERKYEAMHRRQHMNFGHTAAERAHQPDGVQPEHING; encoded by the coding sequence CCGAGCCGGCCACCGGTGCCACGACCGACTCGGTCAAGTCCGCCTTCGACAACCTGAAGGAGGCGCAGGCGTACCTCGTGCAGTACATCTCGGCGAAGACGGACGGCTTCAAGTCGTCGGCGCGCAACCTGGCGCTGTACGCCGTGCTGGGCGTGGTCGCGGCCTTCGTTGGGCTGACGGCGACCATCACGGCGACCGTGCTGCTCATGGTCGGCATCGCCGGGGCATTGGGCGCGTTGTTCGGCGGGATGTTCTGGCTGGCAAACCTGCTGGTCGGGCTGCTGTTCATCGGGGCGCTGGTGGGCGGGGTCCTGCTGCTCATGCGTATGATGGCCAAGCGGTCGCGCGAGCAGACGGAGCGTAAGTACGAGGCGATGCATCGCCGGCAGCACATGAACTTCGGTCACACTGCCGCCGAGCGCGCCCATCAACCGGATGGCGTCCAACCGGAGCACATCAATGGCTGA
- a CDS encoding NAD-dependent epimerase/dehydratase family protein, which translates to MSVAIITGSAGLIGSEASRYFATQGLHVIGVDNDMRSKFFGAEASTKWQRGRLEEELGKNYTHVEADIRDGAAIDAIFQKYGSSIKLIVHTAAQPSHDWAAKEPNTDFGVNAVGTHNMLEAARRFAPDAVFIFTSTNKVYGDTPNYLPLIEQEKRWEIDPSHAWVGGIPESMSIDQSTHSLFGASKVAADVLVQEYGRYFGMKTAIFRGGCLTGPNHSGTKLHGFLAYLVKCNATSTPYSVFGYKGKQVRDNIHAGDLIAAFDAFFRAPRVAEVYNIGGGRFSNCSMLEAIEISEKVTGTPMQWEYKEANRTGDHIWYVSDLTKFQTHYPNWKLRYNVNDIITQIYEMNVERWMQPAGAH; encoded by the coding sequence ATGTCCGTAGCCATCATCACTGGTTCCGCAGGTTTGATCGGATCCGAAGCCAGCCGTTATTTTGCGACACAGGGCCTCCACGTCATTGGCGTGGACAACGACATGCGCTCGAAGTTCTTCGGGGCCGAAGCATCCACCAAGTGGCAGCGTGGCCGGTTGGAAGAGGAGTTGGGCAAGAACTACACGCACGTCGAGGCCGACATCCGCGACGGTGCCGCGATCGACGCGATCTTTCAGAAGTACGGCAGCAGCATCAAGCTGATCGTCCACACCGCCGCCCAACCGTCTCACGACTGGGCCGCGAAGGAACCGAACACCGACTTCGGCGTGAACGCCGTCGGCACGCACAACATGCTGGAGGCCGCCCGCCGGTTTGCCCCCGACGCCGTCTTCATCTTCACCAGCACCAACAAGGTCTACGGCGACACGCCGAACTACCTGCCGCTGATCGAGCAGGAGAAGCGCTGGGAGATCGACCCGTCGCACGCCTGGGTGGGAGGCATTCCCGAGAGCATGTCGATCGACCAGAGCACGCACAGCCTCTTCGGCGCCAGCAAGGTCGCCGCCGACGTGCTGGTGCAGGAGTACGGCCGCTACTTCGGCATGAAGACCGCGATCTTCCGCGGTGGCTGCCTCACGGGCCCGAACCACAGCGGCACGAAGCTGCACGGGTTCCTGGCCTACCTGGTCAAGTGCAACGCGACCAGCACGCCGTACAGCGTCTTCGGCTACAAGGGCAAGCAGGTCCGCGACAACATCCACGCCGGCGACCTCATCGCCGCGTTCGACGCCTTCTTCCGCGCCCCGCGCGTCGCCGAGGTCTACAACATCGGTGGTGGGCGGTTCAGCAACTGCTCGATGCTGGAGGCGATCGAGATCTCCGAGAAGGTCACCGGCACCCCGATGCAGTGGGAGTACAAGGAAGCCAACCGCACCGGCGACCACATCTGGTACGTCAGCGATCTGACGAAATTCCAGACGCATTACCCGAACTGGAAGCTGCGATACAACGTCAATGACATCATCACGCAGATCTACGAGATGAACGTCGAGCGTTGGATGCAGCCCGCCGGCGCACACTAA